The following coding sequences are from one Microtus pennsylvanicus isolate mMicPen1 chromosome 1, mMicPen1.hap1, whole genome shotgun sequence window:
- the LOC142842465 gene encoding vomeronasal type-2 receptor 116-like: protein MIALIFLFFFLNIPLLVSRFTHPRCFWRIYENKDTDEDLLTDCIFFLNTEQRPVKKDYLNNILNIKTTTKNFQFLLALAFSMDEVNRNPDLLPNSSFVFDCINHGCDDGPKMYSCLNFYELVHDFPPNYVCYEQTMCLAVLTGPNLAKSVIIGNMLNLLKNHQVLQITYGPFHPILSNREQFPSLYQMAAKDTSLAMAMISLMHYFNWNWIGLAISDNDQGTQFLTQLRGEMEKITVCFAFVSVIPVEMHLFLTQAEVYYNQILTSSTNVVIIYGDPESSLAVAFRRWRSLGLQRIWVTTSQWDGTATKHDFPLDSFNGKITFAHHHAEVSHFKTFVQTLNPLKYTDEFLARLEWMTLNCKVSASICKTLQNCLSNASLQWLKAQTFDMAFSDESYDIYNAVYAVAHAFHEMLLQHVHNQPMDNEKENSAHCMKLHSFLRKTRFTNPVGDRVIMNQKGNHQEEYGIFRIWNFPYGLGLKVKIGEFNSYFPYGHQMHIYEDMIEHATGSRQMPPSVCSADCGPGFRKFRQEGMAACCFDCSPCPQNEVSNETNVDNCVKCQEDQYANREQNQCIQKAVVFLNYKDTLGMVLTLMALFFSAFTAVVLGIFVKHHDTPIVKANNQNLSYILLISLIFCFLCPLLFIGHPNSATCVLQHITFGIVFTLAVSTVLAKTVTVMLAFKVTTPGTRMRYFLVSGVPNYIIAVCTLIQIILCTIWLQFYPPFIDKDVHSEHGQIIIVCNKGSVTAFYCVLGYHGSLAFASFIVAFLARNLPDTFNEAKLLTFSMLLFCSVWITFLPVYHSTKGKIMVVVEVLSILASSAGLLGCIFIPKCYIILLRPERNSLQKLREKTSS from the exons AACAACAACTAAAAACTTCCAGTTTTTACTGGCCTTAGCTTTTTCCATGGATGAAGTCAACAGGAACCCTGATCTTCTACCAAATTCATCATTCGTATTTGATTGTATAAACCATGGGTGTGACGATGGGCCAAAAATGTATAGTTGCTTGAATTTTTATGAATTAGTTCATGATTTCCCCCCTAATTATGTGTGTTATGAACAGACTATGTGTCTAGCGGTGCTTACAGGACCAAATTTGGCGAAATCCGTGATCATTGGGAACATGCTCAATCTCTTGAAAAATCATCAG GTCCTTCAGATTACCTATGGACCTTTCCATCCCATCCTGAGCAATCGTGAACAATTTCCCTCTCTGTATCAGATGGCTGCCAAGGATACATCTTTAGCCATGGCCATGATCTCTTTGATGCATTACTTCAACTGGAACTGGATTGGACTGGCCATCTCAGACAATGATCAGGGTACTCAATTTCTCACACAATTaagaggagagatggaaaaaaTTACAGTCTGCTTTGCCTTTGTGAGTGTGATCCCAGTCGAGATGCATTTATTCTTGACGCAAGCTGAAGTTTATTATAACCAAATATTGACATCATCCACTAATGTGGTTATCATTTATGGAGACCCAGAGAGTTCTCTAGCTGTGGCCTTTAGAAGGTGGCGATCTCTAGGTTTACAGAGAATATGGGTCACCACCTCACAGTGGGATGGCACTGCAACTAAGCATGACTTCCCACTTGATTCATTCAATGGGAAAATAACTTTTGCACACCATCATGCTGAggtttctcattttaaaacatttgtccaGACATTGAACCCTCTCAAATACACAGATGAATTCCTGGCCAGGCTGgagtggatgaccttgaactgcaaAGTCTCAGCTTCTATATGTAAGACCCTGCAGAATTGCTTATCCAATGCCTCATTGCAATGGCTAAAGGCACAGACTTTTGACATGGCCTTTAGTGATGAGAGTTATGACATATATAATGCGGTGTATGCTGTGGCCCATGCCTTCCATGAAATGCTTCTTCAGCATGTACATAATCAACCCAtggataatgaaaaagaaaattctgctCACTGCATGAAG CTGCACTCCTTTCTGAGGAAAACACGCTTCACTAATCCAGTTGGAGACAGAGTGATTATGAACCAGAAAGGAAATCATCAGGAAGAGTATGGCATTTTTCGTATTTGGAATTTCCCATATGGTCTTGGACTTAAGGTGAAAATAGGAGAGTTTAACTCATATTTTCCATATGGTCATCAGATGCATATATATGAAGACATGATAGAgcatgcaacaggaagtagacag ATGCCGCCGTCTGTGTGCAGTGCTGATTGTGGTCCTGGATTCAGAAAGTTCCGGCAGGAAGGAATGGCCGCCTGCTGTTTTGATTGCAGCCCCTGCCCACAAAATGAAGTTTCTAATGAGACCA ATGTGGATAATTGTGTGAAGTGTCAAGAGGACCAGTATGCCAACAGAGAACAGAACCAGTGTATTCAAAAGGCTGTGGTCTTTCTGAACTACAAAGATACCTTAGGGATGGTTCTTACCTTAATGGCCTTGTTCTTCTCTGCATTCACAGCTGTGGTTCTTGGGATATTTGTGAAGCATCATGACACTCCCATTGTCAAGGCCAACAACCAGAATCTCAGCTACATCTTGTTAATTTCActcatcttctgtttcctgtgtcccTTGCTTTTCATTGGGCATCCCAACTCAGCTACCTGTGTTCTGCAACATATTACGTTTGGAATTGTATTTACTCTGGCTGTTTCAACTGTGTTGGCCAAAACAGTGACTGTGATGCTTGCTTTCAAAGTCACAACCCCTGGAACAAGGATGAGGTATTTTCTGGTTTCTGGAGTTCCCAATTATATCATTGCCGTCTGTACGCTCATCCAAATTATTCTCTGTACAATCTGGTTGCAATTTTATCCTCCTTTTATTGACAAAGATGTGCACTCTGAGCATGGCCAAATCATCATTGTGTGCAACAAGGGCTCAGTTACCGCATTCTACTGTGTCCTGGGATACCATGGCTCCCTTGCATTCGCAAGCTTCATTGTTGCTTTCTTGGCCAGGAATCTCCCTGACACATTCAATGAAGCCAAGTTGCTGACCTTCAGTATGCTGTTGTTTTGCAGTGTCTGGATAACCTTCCTCCCTGTCTACCACAGCACCAAGGGCAAGATAATGGTGGTTGTGGAGGTCTTGTCCATCTTGGCTTCCAGTGCAGGCCTACTGGGATGCATTTTCATCCCCAAGTGctatataattttgttaagaccagagagaaattctCTTCAAAAGTTAAGGGAGAAAACATCTTCCTGA